The Hymenobacter sp. GOD-10R genome includes a window with the following:
- a CDS encoding tetratricopeptide repeat protein codes for MKLFPRLALAATLSTAAPAAALAQQTQVFASDERLFQEGLELFDRGKYGAAQQAFQNYREITQRRSGDERDRNPDAEYYYAVSGLYLLHPAAEGEVLAFAANNPTHPKAAAAFFELGKFYFDKKDYAKATDYLQRVEGDNLSTEQRAESEFKLAYSYFAQKEFDKAKLLFDRNKQGEHQYRYASSYYAGYLAYRAGNYAGARQDLAIAEQNDAYRPVVPAVMSQIYYKEGNFDGLIDYATKALAQTPPPQSADEIQLLVGDAYYQKNDYKSAAKYFDQYAAGRKKMEPEVQYKIGYANYKMGDYKGAIGSLKTVAARRDSLGQNAAYHLGLSYLQTGQKQPALNAFDAARKQTFDKNISENATLKYAQVNAELGNTPEVIATLKDFGKKYPRSKNRAAADDLLSESFLNSSDYSQALTYLDNLDDRSTKLNGTYQRVAYLQAATFYNNSQFTQALPLLDKSLKYPQDDALRAAAQVLKGEIYSVGQKYPEAIQSYTAAARTARSGSAAETDFDQKARYGLGYAYYNTKQYDRARTQFQAWLKDPVAKPADPNYYDVTLRLADTYYIGKNYPQALDLYDKVIQANASDKDYAYYQKSVTLGLMGRRDEAASALNTLLKTAPQSRYADDAVYQQAQFEFEAGNFQPAVAGFTKLIDNRPNSALIPQALQKRGVAYANLDQHDKAVVDFKQVLTQYPRTKSASSAIYSLQQSLAALGRPEEFDQYLAQYKQQNPDSKATETVEFESAKSLYLAEKYQQAIPRLDAYIKQHPDNALATDGRYYLADSYLKLGNKAEALPRMRAVVEEGKSEFVNRAVGRVADLEFENKNYPEAIKYYTRLREVSQNKREVANAGIGLMKSYYESGDYAGTRRVAEELRALGGASLNATNAALLYLGKASYKAANLDQAITELTTAASATDENGAEAQYLLAQVLFEQKKYPEALDAAFKNNASNYDLWQGRSFLLIADIYTAQGETFQARATLNSIIDNKFPVAEIIDGAKQRLTALPADAPATPTAAPKATPAQPKASTAKPATTPKTPAGSKTAPRNSLQSTPADVAPTAPADSTATPVAPPPTSEGAEK; via the coding sequence ATGAAGTTATTTCCCCGGCTCGCCTTGGCCGCCACGCTTAGCACTGCAGCTCCCGCGGCCGCCCTCGCCCAGCAAACCCAGGTTTTCGCCAGCGATGAACGCCTGTTTCAGGAAGGTCTCGAATTGTTTGACCGCGGCAAGTACGGTGCCGCCCAGCAAGCCTTTCAGAACTACCGGGAAATAACCCAGCGCCGCAGCGGCGACGAGCGCGACCGGAACCCCGACGCCGAATACTACTACGCCGTGTCGGGCTTGTACCTGCTGCACCCGGCCGCCGAAGGCGAGGTGCTGGCGTTTGCCGCCAACAACCCAACGCACCCCAAAGCGGCGGCGGCTTTCTTCGAGCTAGGTAAGTTTTACTTCGACAAGAAAGACTACGCCAAAGCCACGGATTACCTACAGCGCGTGGAGGGTGATAACCTCTCCACCGAGCAGCGGGCCGAGTCGGAGTTTAAGTTGGCTTACAGCTACTTCGCTCAAAAGGAGTTTGACAAAGCCAAGCTGCTCTTTGACCGCAACAAGCAAGGCGAGCACCAGTACCGCTACGCCAGCAGCTACTACGCTGGCTACCTCGCTTACCGCGCTGGCAACTACGCCGGCGCCCGCCAAGACCTAGCTATTGCCGAGCAAAACGATGCCTACCGCCCCGTGGTGCCGGCCGTGATGAGCCAGATTTACTACAAGGAAGGCAACTTCGATGGGCTGATTGACTACGCAACCAAAGCCCTGGCCCAAACCCCGCCGCCCCAAAGCGCCGACGAAATTCAGCTGCTTGTTGGTGACGCGTACTACCAGAAGAACGACTACAAGTCGGCGGCGAAATACTTCGACCAGTACGCGGCCGGGCGCAAGAAAATGGAGCCCGAGGTGCAGTACAAGATCGGCTACGCCAACTACAAGATGGGCGACTACAAAGGTGCCATCGGCAGCCTGAAAACCGTAGCTGCTCGCCGCGACTCGCTAGGGCAGAATGCCGCCTACCACCTAGGCTTGAGCTACCTGCAAACCGGTCAAAAGCAACCTGCGCTGAATGCCTTCGATGCGGCTCGCAAGCAAACGTTTGACAAGAACATCAGCGAAAATGCGACCCTCAAGTATGCCCAGGTCAACGCCGAGCTAGGTAATACGCCCGAGGTAATTGCCACCCTGAAAGACTTCGGCAAGAAGTATCCGCGCTCCAAAAACCGCGCGGCTGCCGACGATCTGCTCAGCGAGAGTTTCCTGAACTCTTCTGACTACAGCCAGGCACTGACCTACCTCGATAACCTCGACGACCGCAGTACCAAGTTGAACGGGACCTACCAGCGCGTGGCTTATTTGCAGGCGGCTACTTTCTACAACAACAGCCAGTTTACGCAGGCGCTGCCCCTGCTCGACAAGAGCCTGAAGTACCCGCAAGACGATGCCTTGCGCGCCGCCGCGCAGGTGTTGAAAGGAGAGATTTATAGCGTTGGGCAGAAATACCCCGAGGCTATTCAGAGCTACACCGCTGCCGCACGCACGGCCCGTAGCGGCTCCGCGGCTGAAACGGATTTCGACCAAAAAGCCCGCTATGGCCTAGGATACGCGTATTACAACACCAAGCAGTACGACCGCGCCCGCACCCAGTTCCAGGCTTGGCTGAAAGACCCCGTAGCCAAACCCGCCGACCCGAACTACTACGACGTGACGCTGCGCTTGGCCGACACCTACTACATAGGTAAGAACTACCCGCAGGCCTTAGACCTCTACGACAAAGTCATTCAAGCCAATGCATCCGATAAGGATTATGCCTATTATCAAAAGAGCGTAACGCTCGGGCTGATGGGGCGCCGCGACGAGGCTGCTAGTGCGCTGAATACTCTGCTAAAAACGGCTCCGCAGTCGCGCTACGCCGACGATGCCGTGTACCAGCAGGCCCAGTTTGAGTTCGAAGCAGGTAATTTTCAACCTGCCGTGGCTGGCTTCACGAAGCTGATCGACAACCGCCCGAACAGCGCGCTGATTCCGCAGGCGTTGCAGAAGCGGGGCGTGGCGTACGCCAACCTCGATCAGCACGATAAAGCCGTGGTCGATTTCAAGCAGGTGCTCACGCAGTATCCGCGTACCAAGTCGGCCAGCAGCGCCATCTACAGCTTGCAGCAGAGCCTAGCCGCACTAGGTCGCCCGGAGGAGTTCGACCAATACCTAGCCCAGTACAAGCAGCAGAACCCCGACAGCAAAGCCACCGAAACCGTGGAATTTGAGTCGGCGAAGTCGCTGTATTTGGCGGAGAAGTACCAGCAGGCCATCCCACGCTTGGATGCCTACATCAAGCAGCACCCCGACAACGCACTGGCTACGGATGGGCGCTACTACCTGGCCGATTCGTACTTGAAGCTAGGCAACAAGGCCGAAGCCCTGCCGCGCATGCGCGCCGTGGTGGAAGAAGGCAAGAGCGAGTTTGTGAACCGTGCTGTGGGCCGTGTGGCCGACCTCGAGTTTGAAAATAAGAACTATCCGGAGGCCATCAAGTACTACACTCGCTTGCGTGAAGTGTCGCAGAACAAGCGCGAAGTAGCCAATGCCGGTATCGGCTTGATGAAGAGCTATTACGAAAGCGGCGACTACGCTGGTACCCGCCGTGTGGCCGAAGAACTGCGCGCTTTAGGCGGGGCTTCGCTCAACGCCACCAACGCTGCGTTGCTGTACCTAGGCAAGGCGAGCTACAAAGCGGCCAACCTCGACCAGGCCATTACGGAGCTCACCACCGCAGCGAGCGCCACCGACGAGAATGGGGCAGAAGCCCAGTACCTGTTGGCGCAGGTGTTGTTCGAGCAGAAGAAGTATCCGGAAGCCTTGGATGCGGCCTTCAAGAACAACGCCTCCAACTACGACCTATGGCAGGGTCGCTCATTCCTGCTGATTGCCGACATCTACACGGCGCAGGGCGAGACGTTCCAGGCGCGGGCGACGCTGAACTCTATTATCGACAACAAGTTTCCGGTGGCGGAGATAATAGATGGGGCGAAGCAACGCCTGACTGCATTACCCGCAGACGCGCCGGCGACGCCAACTGCCGCGCCGAAAGCAACGCCTGCGCAGCCCAAAGCGTCGACTGCGAAGCCAGCTACTACGCCGAAAACTCCGGCTGGTAGCAAGACGGCGCCGCGCAACTCACTGCAATCCACACCAGCGGATGTGGCCCCCACAGCCCCCGCCGACTCAACGGCAACACCCGTAGCGCCGCCGCCCACATCGGAAGGTGCGGAAAAGTAA
- a CDS encoding MotA/TolQ/ExbB proton channel family protein — MTSLLLQITTAATTAPADTAAVAANAQAAATPGLSLIDLILQGGWIMVPIFLLSFISIYVIIERYITIRRAAVNPDSFMAGIRGLMVKGDLQGAKLLCAQNPSPLARMIEKGIRRIGLPLKDIEASVENVGKVEVARLEKNISILGIIAGIAPMLGFVGTIIGVIKIFYAISTTGDFGIAQISGGLYTKMVTSAAGLIVGIIAHVGYHWLSIMVERLVFRMENSAIEFMDILQDN, encoded by the coding sequence ATGACCTCTCTCTTATTGCAGATTACCACCGCTGCTACTACTGCTCCCGCCGATACGGCCGCCGTGGCGGCTAACGCCCAAGCAGCTGCTACGCCCGGACTGTCGCTTATCGATTTGATTTTGCAAGGGGGCTGGATTATGGTGCCCATCTTCCTGCTCTCGTTCATTTCCATTTACGTCATCATTGAGCGCTACATCACCATTCGGCGCGCCGCGGTAAACCCCGATTCCTTCATGGCGGGCATCCGCGGACTGATGGTGAAAGGGGATCTGCAAGGCGCCAAGCTACTCTGCGCACAGAACCCTTCGCCGCTAGCCCGCATGATCGAGAAAGGCATTCGCCGCATTGGTCTGCCGCTCAAGGATATTGAAGCTAGCGTGGAAAACGTGGGCAAGGTAGAAGTAGCGAGGCTGGAAAAGAACATCAGCATCCTCGGTATCATCGCCGGTATTGCGCCTATGCTTGGCTTCGTGGGTACCATCATTGGGGTTATCAAGATTTTCTACGCCATCAGCACTACTGGTGACTTCGGTATCGCCCAAATTTCGGGTGGTTTGTACACCAAGATGGTAACTTCGGCGGCTGGCCTCATCGTCGGTATTATCGCCCACGTGGGTTATCACTGGCTCAGCATCATGGTCGAGCGCCTCGTATTCCGGATGGAAAACTCGGCTATCGAGTTCATGGATATTCTTCAGGACAATTAA
- a CDS encoding folylpolyglutamate synthase/dihydrofolate synthase family protein yields the protein MNYAETLAYLYQQLPMFQRVGAAGFKPGLANTEALAEAMGHPERKFRAVHVAGTNGKGSSSNLLAAVLQAAGYRVGLYTSPHLREFTERIKIDGQDLAPDYLVQWVEKWRPLFEQVQPSFFEMCVALAYSYFAEQQVDVAIVEVGLGGRLDSTNIITPLVSLITNISFDHQAILGNTLPEIAAEKAGIIKPGVPVIVSQRQEEVVAVFEQKAREEKAPLVFADVLYHAEEAMPTRPDVAMQRLRIARLGVPYLEDVDLGLVGDYQRLNLPGVLAVVDELRRQGFQLPEAAVRVGLRDVRRLTGFRGRWTILGRRPLVVCDTGHNEAGLRFVTAQLARIPRQRLHFVLGVVNDKDVSKMLTLLPTDAIYYFCQADIPRALPALELAKQAGAVGLHGDVYGPVPAAVQAAREAAGPDDVVFIGGSTFVVAEVEELYT from the coding sequence ATGAACTACGCCGAAACCCTCGCTTACCTCTACCAACAGCTGCCGATGTTTCAGCGCGTGGGCGCGGCCGGGTTTAAGCCAGGGCTCGCGAATACCGAAGCCTTGGCCGAAGCCATGGGGCACCCGGAGCGGAAGTTTCGGGCAGTGCACGTGGCGGGCACGAACGGCAAGGGCAGCAGCTCCAACCTGCTAGCGGCCGTGTTGCAGGCGGCCGGCTACCGGGTGGGCTTGTATACCTCGCCCCACCTGCGCGAGTTCACTGAGCGCATCAAAATCGACGGCCAGGACCTAGCCCCAGATTACTTGGTGCAATGGGTGGAAAAGTGGCGTCCGTTGTTTGAGCAGGTGCAGCCCTCCTTTTTTGAAATGTGCGTGGCACTGGCGTACTCGTACTTTGCCGAGCAGCAAGTGGATGTGGCCATTGTGGAGGTTGGGCTAGGAGGTAGGCTGGATTCTACCAACATCATCACGCCGCTGGTGTCGCTCATCACCAACATCAGCTTTGACCACCAAGCCATTCTGGGCAACACATTGCCAGAAATTGCGGCGGAAAAAGCTGGTATCATCAAGCCTGGCGTGCCCGTGATAGTAAGTCAGCGGCAGGAAGAAGTAGTGGCGGTGTTTGAGCAAAAAGCGCGGGAAGAGAAAGCGCCGTTGGTGTTTGCCGACGTGCTTTATCACGCCGAGGAGGCTATGCCGACCCGGCCCGATGTGGCCATGCAGCGGCTGCGTATCGCGCGACTGGGGGTGCCGTATTTGGAGGATGTGGACCTAGGTTTGGTGGGCGACTACCAGCGCTTGAACTTGCCGGGTGTGTTGGCCGTTGTTGACGAGCTGCGGCGGCAAGGCTTCCAACTGCCGGAGGCGGCTGTGCGTGTGGGCTTGCGCGACGTGCGCCGCCTCACCGGCTTCCGCGGCCGCTGGACCATCCTAGGTCGGCGACCCTTGGTCGTCTGCGATACGGGGCACAATGAAGCGGGACTGCGATTCGTGACGGCGCAGCTGGCTCGGATTCCGCGCCAGCGCTTGCACTTTGTGTTGGGCGTGGTGAATGACAAAGACGTGAGCAAGATGCTCACGCTGCTGCCCACCGATGCCATTTATTATTTCTGCCAAGCCGATATTCCCCGCGCTTTGCCTGCCCTGGAGCTGGCGAAGCAGGCGGGCGCCGTGGGGCTGCACGGCGACGTGTATGGTCCGGTGCCAGCGGCGGTGCAAGCGGCCCGGGAAGCGGCTGGACCAGATGATGTGGTATTTATCGGCGGTAGTACCTTTGTGGTGGCCGAGGTAGAGGAGT
- a CDS encoding SPOR domain-containing protein codes for MNLSEPIRTLLRDHDCVIIPDFGGLIAEYAPAQIHPVRHTLAPPTKRVAFNQALTRNDGLLVDAISRATSLTTAQAREQVHAAVQRMEEELASNRRVELVGIGYLRRAVGRGIEFEYTGNQNLLPASYGLPELVSRPVRATDALLARERQAAAPLLAAGRSRRQTKLLKAAAAVIVVALAVGANYLFALRQGYLPENFTSGAGQEQAAPARLAPMATKKIIARQQAALANDDWNNAAPAASVTAEPVVETPAPAEVEKAPAVVALAAKVEKPVAVVPPKQSVPKAAAKAKKPAPGWEKAEVSTVKEDASSTIKAATGRYYIIAGSYRSLAGAEKGRQALVRLGKPARVILPKPGGRQYKLSVADFADRTSADRQAEILRKRLGSIWILKY; via the coding sequence ATGAATCTTTCTGAACCAATCCGCACCTTACTTCGGGACCATGACTGCGTCATAATCCCGGATTTTGGCGGGCTCATTGCCGAATACGCCCCGGCGCAGATTCATCCCGTGCGGCATACCCTCGCGCCGCCTACCAAGCGTGTGGCCTTCAACCAGGCCCTAACCCGCAACGATGGCTTGCTGGTGGACGCTATTAGCCGCGCTACTAGCCTCACCACAGCTCAGGCCCGCGAGCAAGTGCACGCCGCCGTGCAGCGCATGGAAGAAGAGCTAGCTAGCAACCGCCGCGTGGAACTGGTGGGTATTGGCTATTTGCGCCGCGCTGTGGGGCGGGGTATCGAGTTCGAGTACACGGGCAACCAAAATTTGCTGCCCGCTAGCTATGGCCTGCCCGAGCTAGTGTCGCGCCCCGTCCGCGCTACCGACGCCCTGCTAGCCCGCGAGCGGCAAGCCGCTGCACCGCTGCTCGCCGCTGGTCGCTCGCGCCGCCAAACGAAGCTGCTCAAGGCAGCGGCAGCCGTGATAGTTGTTGCGCTGGCAGTAGGCGCAAACTACCTGTTTGCGTTGCGCCAAGGCTACCTGCCCGAAAACTTTACGTCAGGAGCGGGGCAGGAGCAAGCGGCACCGGCGCGCCTGGCACCCATGGCCACTAAGAAGATCATCGCACGGCAGCAGGCGGCACTTGCCAACGATGACTGGAACAACGCTGCCCCAGCCGCCAGCGTGACGGCTGAGCCGGTTGTAGAAACGCCAGCACCAGCCGAAGTCGAAAAAGCACCAGCTGTTGTGGCACTTGCTGCCAAAGTAGAAAAGCCAGTTGCGGTGGTTCCACCGAAGCAATCGGTGCCGAAGGCGGCTGCCAAAGCCAAGAAGCCTGCACCGGGCTGGGAGAAGGCGGAAGTCTCCACCGTGAAGGAAGATGCTAGCTCGACAATTAAAGCAGCAACGGGCCGTTATTACATTATTGCGGGCAGCTACCGGAGCCTAGCTGGAGCCGAGAAAGGCCGCCAGGCACTGGTGCGCCTAGGCAAGCCCGCCCGCGTAATTCTGCCGAAGCCCGGCGGCCGCCAATACAAGCTGTCTGTAGCAGACTTTGCCGACCGTACTTCCGCGGATCGGCAGGCTGAAATTCTGCGCAAGCGCCTAGGTTCTATTTGGATTCTCAAATATTAG
- a CDS encoding biopolymer transporter ExbD gives MNLSRRRKLSSHVETSSMNDIMFFLMLFFLIVSTMVNPNIIKLMLPNARSGKQAMKQPITISVNAAGQYFLDKVPVTPETLEPALAQKVQGLESPTAVLRVDASLNVQKLVDILEIGNRLKIKMVMATQAQQKA, from the coding sequence ATGAATCTTTCCCGGCGTCGTAAGCTTTCCTCGCACGTAGAGACCAGCTCGATGAATGACATCATGTTCTTCCTGATGTTATTCTTCCTAATCGTTTCGACGATGGTCAACCCCAACATTATCAAGCTCATGCTGCCCAATGCCCGCTCGGGCAAGCAGGCCATGAAGCAGCCCATTACCATCTCGGTGAATGCCGCGGGGCAGTATTTCTTGGACAAAGTGCCCGTAACCCCAGAAACGCTAGAGCCCGCTTTAGCGCAGAAAGTACAGGGGCTGGAAAGCCCAACTGCTGTACTGCGCGTCGATGCCTCGTTGAACGTGCAGAAGCTGGTAGATATTCTGGAAATAGGCAACCGGCTCAAGATTAAAATGGTAATGGCTACGCAGGCCCAGCAGAAGGCATAA